The DNA sequence GGGTTCAGACGGGGGCTTATCTTGTCCACAACCGTTGGTGCAAGCTCATCCTGGGGCCGTCAATGACCAGCCCCAGGAGTACATCCTTATTCGGTGGGCTTGCCCTTGGCCGGCTTGGGGTAGACCTTGAGCACGTCGATCGGCTGGGCGTAGGAAGAACTCCAGGTCTGTTCATGCAGGGCTGCCACGCGCTGGGCCATGGTAGCGTCGTGCAGCACCACTTCCAGGTTGCGCGAGTTATCCAGGTAACCACCGGACCAGTTGCTGGTGCCGATCCAGGCGACCTGGCCATCGATGCTCATGGCCTTGGTGTGGATCACCCGGGCAAAGGGAATGAAGCCGGTGGAGGCCTGCGGCAGGGTGACGATGCGGATTTCCACGTTGGGCAGCACGGCCAGGCTTTGCAGGTAGTGGATGGCGGGCGCCTCGGTGTTCCAGTTCGACACCATCAGCTTGATCTTGACGCCGCGTGCGGCGGCCGCGCGCAGGGCATCATCGATCACGGCGTAGTAGGGGCGGGTATGGTGGGGGCCGTAGGATAGTGGCGCATAGTCCAGCAACTGCACCCGTACCTCGTGCTGGGCCTGGCCGATCAGGCGCACCAGTTCGCTTTGCGAGTCGCCCACGCCCGGCGGGTTGTAGGCATTGGGGCTGGCCACCAGGTAGTTGCCACGCGCCACATCGGCCGGCACCACGCTGTGATTGAGCACGGTTGGTGGTTGGCCGGCGGCAATGGCGGCCTGCGCCGCCCAGTCGATTTCGAAGATAGCCTGCACCTGCGCTGCCACGGTGGCGTCGGTGATCTTCAGGCCGGTTTCGTGGATGTGCGAGAACGAGCGCCAGTCGAAGTTCTGGCTGCCCACGTAGGCGGTCTTGCCATCGACCACGAAATACTTGGCGTGGATGATGCCGTTGCCGGTCATGCGGGAATAGTCGAGCTGGCGGAATTCCAGGTTGGGAATGCGCTTGAGCTTCTCGATGGTGGCCGGTACCGAGGCGAATTCACCCTTCTTTTCCATCAAGAAGCGGATCTTCACGCCGCGCCGTCCGGCTGCCTCCAGATGCGCCATGATGTCGTCCAGCGCCTCGCCATCCTGGCCGGCTACGTAGAACTGGCCGAACACGATCTCGTGCCAGGCGCTGTCGAACATTTCCTTCCACACCAGCGCCGCATCGCGCAGGTCGGGGGTGGCCAGCGTGGTTTCACGTGGGACCGTGTGGACCAGCTCGAATCCCGGAATGGCGAATTGGGCATGGGCGTTGACTTGCAGGCAGAGCGCC is a window from the Herbaspirillum rubrisubalbicans genome containing:
- a CDS encoding phospholipase D-like domain-containing protein, with the translated sequence MMNPPRRILVRLAASLGLALCLQVNAHAQFAIPGFELVHTVPRETTLATPDLRDAALVWKEMFDSAWHEIVFGQFYVAGQDGEALDDIMAHLEAAGRRGVKIRFLMEKKGEFASVPATIEKLKRIPNLEFRQLDYSRMTGNGIIHAKYFVVDGKTAYVGSQNFDWRSFSHIHETGLKITDATVAAQVQAIFEIDWAAQAAIAAGQPPTVLNHSVVPADVARGNYLVASPNAYNPPGVGDSQSELVRLIGQAQHEVRVQLLDYAPLSYGPHHTRPYYAVIDDALRAAAARGVKIKLMVSNWNTEAPAIHYLQSLAVLPNVEIRIVTLPQASTGFIPFARVIHTKAMSIDGQVAWIGTSNWSGGYLDNSRNLEVVLHDATMAQRVAALHEQTWSSSYAQPIDVLKVYPKPAKGKPTE